GCTTGACGAAGACCCGGGCGCGAATCTCTTCGCCGTTGGTCATGCCGCCCTCCAATCCGCCGGCCCGGTTCGTCTTGCGGTGGAAGACGCGCCGGCGCTTGTTGTAATGGATCTCGTCGTGCACCTCGGATCCGCGGGCGCGCGCGCTGCGGAAGCCGGAACCGATCTCGACCCCCTTCACCGACGGGATCGACATCAGCACCTGCGCGATCCGGCCCGAGAGGCGCGCGTCCCACTGCCGGAAGGCTCCCAGCCCGGGAGGCACGCCGCGCGCCACCACCTGGAAGCTGCCGCCGACCGAGTCGCCGCGCCGCTTGGCCGCGTCGATCTCCCGGATCATCTTCTTCTCGAGCGCCGGATCGGCGCAGCGCAGCGGCGAGCCCTCGCTATCCAGAATTCCTTTCCAGCTCGCCTCCTCGTCGTCGGAAGCGCGCGCCGCGCCCACCGACGTGGTGTGCGAGGCCACCTCGATCCCCATCTGGCCCAGCAGCTCCCGGCAGATCGCCCCGACGCCGACGCGTGCCGCCGTCTCGCGCGCCGAAGCCCTCTCCAGGACGTTGCGCGCGTCGTGCGTGTCGTATTTCAGGGATCCCGCCAGATCGGCATGTCCCGGGCGCGGGCGCGAGACCTGCTTCGCCAGGGCCGCCTGGCGCGGCGCGCGCTCGGGGTCCATGGCCGATTGCCAGTTCGGCCAGTCGCGGTTCTCGATGAGCAGCGCGATCGGGCTTCCCAGGGTCAGGCCGAAGCGGATCCCGGCCAGGATGCGCGCCTTGTCCGATTCGATCTTCATGCGGCCGCCGCGCCCGTATCCCAGCATGCGCCGCGCCAGCTGGCGATCGATGGCGGACGACGAAAGCGGCAACCCGGCGGGCATGCCGTCCAGGATGGCGACCAGCGCCGGACCGTGCGACTCTCCGGCGGTCAGGAATCTCAGCAAGATCTTCTCCTCCTCCGAAGCGCGGCATTATCGTCTCCCGCTTCCGCCGCTGTCAAAAGCGCCCCCCCGGCGCTGCCGCCGGTTGCCGCGCTTCGTCCCGTTCGGCTATATTCGAGTGCCCTCAGGGAGATTCTCTTGAAAGTCCTCAACGCCGAGCAGGCAAAAAGCATCGACGAGAGAGCCACGCGCGAGTTCGGCATCCCGGCGATCGTCCTGATGGAGAACGCCGGCTTGCAGGTGGTCGACTACCTGGAAAGCGAGTTCGACGACCTGGACGAGCGCAGCATCCTGGTCCTGTGCGGCAAGGGCAACAACGGCGGCGACGGGATGGTGGCGGCGAAGCACCTGCACAACCGCGGCTACGGCCCGCGGCTGCTCCTGTTCGGACGGAAGTCCGACACCAAGGACGAGGCGCTGGTCAACCTCAAGATCCTGGAGAAATCGGGCGTCGAGATGCTGGAGATCCCCGACATCCGCGGCTGGCACGACTTCCTGCCGGAGCTGTCGCGCTACGACCTGATCGTCGACGCACTGATCGGCATCGGCGTCAAGGGCGGGGTGCGCGGCTTCCTGGAGGAGGTGATGCGCGACGTGAACAACGCCGACGCCGTGCGCCTGTCGATCGACGTCCCTTCGGGACTCTCGGCCGACACCAACGAGATCCCCGGGGTGTGCATCGACGCCGACGCCACCGTCACCTTCGGCTGCCCGAAGATCCCGCACCTGTTCCTGCCGGCGGAGGAGAAGGCGGGCGAGGTCTACATCGCCGACATCGGGTATCCCGCCGAAGCGGTCGAGGCGGAAGGCGTCTGGCTGAACCTGGCCGATCCGGAAGAGCTGGCCGATTACCTCCCGGAGCGCAAGGTGGAGAGCCACAAAGGAGACTACGGCCACCTGCTGGTGGTGGCCGGGTCGAAAGGGAAGCCGGGAGCCGCGCGCATGGTGGCGGAGGGGGCCTTCCGCGCCGGTGTCGGGCTGGTCACCGTGGCGACGCCGGAGAGCGTCCAGCCGATCCTCGCGCCGCAGGTGATGGAGATGATGACCGAGCCGCTGCTGGAGACGCGCGAAGGAACCGTCTCCTCGAAGGCCGGACCCCGAGTCCTGAAGCTGCTCGACGGGAAGGGAGTCCTGACCCTGGGCCCGGGGCTGACCACTGCCGCCGAGACCCAGTCCTTCATCCGCGAGATGGTGGCCGAGACGCGCGTTCCGCTGATCCTGGACGCCGACGGACTGAACGCCTACCAGGGGCACACCGAGATGCTGAACGGCAAGGACCGCCCCCTCATCCTGACGCCGCATCCGGGGGAGATGGGCCGCCTGGTGGGGATGTCGGCCGAGGCGGTGCAGAAGGACCGCCTCGCCATCTGCCGCAAGTTCGCCCGCGAGCACCACTGCTTCGTGACCTTGAAGGGACACCGGACCCTGATCGCCGATCCCGACGGCAACATCTGGGTGAATCCCACCGGGAATCCGGGGATGGCCACGGCGGGCTCGGGCGACGTGCTCACCGGAATCCTCTCCGGCTTCGTGAGCCAGGGGATCCCGATCCTCCACGCCATCCTCCTCGGCGTCTATCTGCACGGGCTGGCCGCCGACCTGTGCGCGCAGCGGCGCGGCGAGCTGCCGCTGATGGCCCGCGACATCGTCGAGCACCTTCCCGAAGCGATGGGCCGGCTGACGCAGGGGTCGGACGGCTCGTCCTGAGTCAGATACTCCCCGGCGTCCGGCGTCCGATCCGGAGGTCCCCATTCCCGATTCCGCGCTCAACGAAAACCACGTCGTGCACGATGAATCCGCCACGCTGGCGCTCGGTGCTTCCCTGGCCGCCCATCTTTCCGCGGGCGACGTCGTGCTGATGGAAGGAGCGCTCGGGTCGGGGAAGACGGCGCTGGCGCGCGGGATTGCCGCCGGGCTGGGAGTGCTGCCGGAGCAGGTCCACTCCCCCACCTTCACGCTGGTGAACCACTACCTGGGTAGACTGCCCGTGTATCACATCGACCTGTACCGCATCCAGAAGCCCTCGGATCTGCTGGAGCTGGGGCTGGAAGAGCTGCTGGGGACCGACGGCGTGGCGCTGGTGGAATGGCCCGAGCGGCTGGGAAGCTGGCTGCCGGATAAGGTGATCCGGGTGTCGATTCAGGATCGGGGCGGGAGCCTGCGGGAGATCCGCGTCGTGGACCGGCGCGCCGGCGGGAATCAGGATTCGGTGCGGTAGTTGGGGGCTTCCTTGGTGATGACCACGTCGTGGGCGTGCGATTCCTTCAATCCGGCGGCGGTGATGCGCAGGAACCTGGCGTCGCGGCGCAGCGCTTCGATGTCGGGGCAGCCGCAATACCCCATCCCGGAGCGCAGGCCTCCCACGAGCTGCGGCACCAGGGCGGTGAGGCTCCCCTTGTAAGGGACCATTCCCTCGATTCCCTCCGGCACCAGCTTCTGCTCCTCGAACTCGTACTCCTGGAAGTAGCGATCGGCGCTGCCGCGCTTCATGGCGCCGATCGATCCCATGCCGCGATACGACTTGAAGGTGCGCCCCTGATAGAGGATCGTCTCGCCGGGCGATTCCTCCGTGCCCGCGAACAGACTGCCGATCATGACGCTGTGCGCGCCGGCGGCGATCGCCTTGGTGATGTCGCCCGAGAACTTGATGCCACCGTCGGCGATCAGCGGGACGTCGTGGCGCTTCCCCGCCTTGGCGCACTCGGCGATCGCCGTGACCTGCGGGACGCCGACCCCGGTGACCACCCGCGTGGTGCAGATCGAGCCGGGGCCGATCCCGACCTTCACGGCGTCCACCCCGGCGCGGATGAGATCTTCCGCCCCTTCCTCCGTCGCCACGTTCCCCGCCACCAGCTCCACGTCCGGAAGGGCCTTCTTGACGGCGCGCACCGAGTCGAGCACTCCTTTGGAATGGCCGTGCGCCGTGTCGATGACCAGCACGTCGACCTTCGCCTCCACCAGGGCGCGCGCCCGGTTCAGCGCCTCCTCCCCCACGCCGATGGCGGCGCCCACGCGCAGCCGGCCGAGCTGGTCCTTGCAAGCGTTCGGGTACTTGATGTTCTTCTGGATGTCCTTGACGGTGATCAGCCCCTTGAGATGGTAGTCCTTGTCCACCACCAGGAGCTTCTCGATCTTGTGCTGGTGCAGGTGGCGCTTGGCCTCCTCCAGCGTCGTCCCGACCGGGACGGTGACCAGGTTCTTCTTGGTCATCAAATCCGAGATCGGCAGATCGAGGCGGGTCTCGAAGCGCAGGTCGCGGTTGGTCAGGATTCCCACCAGGCGGCCGCCCGCGTCGGTGATCGGTACCCCCGAGATCTTGTACTTGCGCATCACCTCGAGCGCCTCGAAGATGCGGTTCTCGGGATGCATGGTAATCGGATCGACGATCATGCCGCTCTCCGAGCGCTTGACCTTGTCGACCTCCAGGACCTGGTCCTCCACCGTCAGGTTCTTGTGGACGATCCCCAGCCCCCCCTGCTGCGCCATCGCGATCGCCAGGCGCGACTCGGTGACCGTGTCCATGGCAGCGGAAACGATCGGGATGTTCAGGCGGATCCGGCGGGTGAGCCGGGTGCCGGTGTCGGCTCGCGAGGGGAGCACCTCGCTGCCGGCCGGCTTCAGCAGCACGTCGTCGAACGTCAGCCCCTCGGGAATCTGGCCGTCTATCATCGACTCCGCCTTCGGCTTCGTCTTTGTATCATCGTCTCCGGCTTCGCCTCCGACTTTGGTTCATCAGCTCCACCTCATCCGCGCACCCCGTGCACGACCTTTCCCTCCGCGGCCCCGTGGCATTTCTTGTACTTCTTGCCGGAGCCGCATGGACAGGGGTCGTTGCGCCCCACCTTGGTCCCCGCCGCCGCCCGGCGCGGCTCGGCCGCCTCCTTGGCGGGCGCCGAGTAGGTGAGGTCCCGCTCGCGCTTCTCCTGCATCTGCTCGCGCTCCTTCTGGATGACCGGCTCCATCAGGAACAGGAAGCGGACGATGTCGTTCTCGATCCGCTCCTTCATCGCGGAGAACATCTCGAAGGACTCGCGTTTGTACTCGGTGAGGGGATCGCGCTGGCCGTAGCCGCGCAGGCCTATCCCCTCCTTCAGATGGTCCATGTTGAGCAGGTGGTCCTTCCACTGGGTGTCGATCACGTTCAGCATCACCAGCCGCTCGTGCTGGCGCATGATCTCGGGCCCGAGCGCCGCTTCCTTCTCGGCGTAGCGCTTGCCGATGGCTTCCCACAACGCCTTGCGCAGCTCCGCCCGCGACACCGCATGGAAGTCGACTCCGGCCTTGACCGGATCGATGCCGAACTGGCGCTGCATCTGCAGGGTCATCTCGGGGATCGACCACTCTTCCGGATCCACTCCCTCGGGGGCATAGGTGTCGAGAATCCAGTCGAGGATATCCTCCATCTTCGTGGACAGGTACTCGCTCTGTCCTTTCCCTTCCAGCAGCTCGCGGCGCAGCGAGTAGATCTCCACGCGCTGCATGTTCATCACGTCATCGTATTCCAGCAGGTGCTTGCGGATGTCGAAGTTGCGCGCCTCCACCTGCTTCTGGGCCCGCTCGATGGAGCGGGACACCATCGGATGGATGATCGGAACGTCCTCCTCCATCCCCAGCTTCAGCATCAGCCCTTTGAGCCGATCGGAGCCGAAGATGCGCAGCAGGTCGTCCTCCAGGCTCAGGTAGAAGCGCGACGAGCCGGGATCGCCCTGGCGTCCGGCGCGCCCGCGCAGCTGGTTGTCGATGCGCCGCGCCTCGTGGCGCTCCGTCCCCAGGATGTGCAGCCCCCCCAGCACCACCACCCGATCGTGCTCCTCGACGCAGTGCGCTCTGGCCTCCTCCAGCGCGGCCGTCAGCGCGGCTTCCGCCTGCTCGGGGGTCTCGAGCGTCTGGGAGGTCACGGCGCGCTTCGCCTGGAACTCGGGGTTGCCTCCCAGCAGGATGTCGGTGCCGCGGCCCGCCATGTTGGTGGCGATGGTCACTGCGGCGAGCCGGCCGGCTTGCGCTACGATCTCCGCCTCGCGCTCGTGGTACTTGGCGTTGAGCACCACGTGCGGCACTCCTTTGCGCTTGAGCAGCGAAGAGAGATGCTCCGATTTCTCGATCGACACGGTGCCCACCAGGACCGGCTGCCCCTTCTGGTGCAGCTCCTCGATCTCCCCCACCACCGCGCGGTACTTCTCCTCCTCGGTGCGGTAGATCACGTCGGGGTTCTCGACGCGGATGAGATCGCGGTTGGTCGGGACGATCGTCACCTCCAGCTTGTAGATCTTGTCGAACTCCACCGCCTCGGTGTCGGCCGTCCCGGTCATCCCCGAGAGCTTGTCGTACATGCGGAAGTAGTTCTGGAAGGTGATGGTCGCGAGGGTCTGGTTCTCCTTCTCGATCTTGACCTTTTCCTTGGCCTCCACCGCCTGGTGCAGCCCGTCGCTCCAGCGCCGCCCCGGCATCAGGCGGCCGGTGAACTCGTCGACGATGACCACCTGGCCTTCCTTGACCATGTAGTCGACGTCGCGGCGGAACAGGATGTGGGCGCGCAGCGCCTGCTGCACGCAGTGGTTCAGCTCCATGAACTCCGGGTCGTAGAGGTTCGGCACGCCCAGGGCCTTCTCCACCGTCTCGACGCCGGTTTCCGTCAGGTTCACGGTGCGCGCCTTCTCATCGACCTTGAAGTCGTCCTCCTGCTTCAGGCGCGGGATGATGCGGTCCGACTCGTAGTACTTGTCGGTGGACTCGTCCGAGGGGCCGCTGATGATGAGCGGCGTGCGCGCCTCGTCGATCAGGATCGAGTCGACCTCGTCGACGATGGCGAAGACGTGGCCGCGCTGCACGAAGGAGTCGAGCGAATACTTCATGTTGTCGCGCAGGTAGTCGAAGCCGAACTCGTTGTTGGTTCCGTAGGTCACGTCGGCGCCGTAGGCGACCTGGCGCTGGGCGTCGGTCAGCTCGTGCTGGATCACCCCCACCGACAATCCGAGGAAACGGTAGATCCGGCCCATCCAGTCGGCGTCGCGGCGCGCCAGGTAGTCGTTGACGGTGATGATGTGGACGCCTTTCCCCGGCAGCGCGTTGAGGTAGGCGGGCAGGGTGGCGACCAGGGTCTTCCCCTCCCCGGTCTTCATCTCGGCGATCTTGCCCTGGTGCAGGACCATGCCGCCGATCAGCTGCACGTCGAAGTGGCGCATCCCCAGGACGCGCCGTCCCGCCTCGCGAACCACCGCGAAGGCTTCGTGCAGCAGGTCGTCCAGCTCCTCCCCCTGCTCCAATCGGGCGCGGAACTCGGCGGTCTTGGCGCGCAGCTGCTCGTCGCCGAGTCCCTGCAGGGAAGGCTCGAGGGCCCCGATCGCCGCCACGCGGGGCTGGAGCTTCTTCAGCTCGCGCTCGTTCTTGCTGCCGATGACTAGCTTGAGTGCCTGGTCGAGGAACATCCGGCCCCTTTATTTTTCAAGACGATACCGCAGAGGCCGCGGGAGCGTCAAACCGCGGAGGGTGCGCTCAAGGAACGAAAAAAGGGCGGAAGGTGCCGCTTTCCGCCCCGGCTGAAGATACGCTCGTCGTTCAATAGGTCCTGAAATCGTCCAGGATGTAGCGCGTCGGATCCACCGCCCGCTGGTGCACCACCACCTCATAGTGAAGATGCGGGCCGGTGCTCCGCCCGGTGCTCCCCACCATGCCGATCACGTCTCCGCGATGCACCCGCTGCCCCGGCCGCACCATGAACCTCTGCAGGTGGCCGTAGTGGGTCACCATGCCGTAACCATGGGAGATGACCAGGAAATTCCCATATCCTCCCGTGGGGCCCGCCATCGTGACGATGCCGTCCGCCGGGGCCACCACCTTGGTCCCCGGCGCGGCGGCGATGTCCAGCCCCTGGTGGAAATCGCGCTCGCCCGTGAAGGGGTCTTTCCGCCAGCCGTAGCCGTTGCCGTACAGCCCGCGCACCGGAAGGATCGACGGCGTGGAGGCCAGGAAGGCGACCTGCTTCTGAAACGCCGGCTCCATCGCTTCCAGGCTCTGCTGCAGTTCCTGCGATCGACCCTCCAGCACCTTCAGCTCGCGCTGCACGAAGCGCGCCCCGTCGACCGGTCCGAGGTTCTGCAGGCTCAGCCCTCCACCGGCCGGCGTCCTCTGTGACAGCGGCAGCCTGGCCACTCCGAGGACCAGGCCCATCTCGCTGGTGCGCGACTCGAAGTCGGCCATCTTGCGCCGCAGGTCGCTCAGCGCCAGATCGACTTCCTCCGTCGTCTTCTTCAGCTCCTCGTTCTGCCGGGACAGCCGCGAGGTGACCCAGCTCAGGTAGGTGGTGCGCAGGACGAAATGGGGCAACAGAATCCCGGACAGGAGGAGGGCCACGAGGGTCACCCCCATCACCAGGACGAAGTTTCTCGAGACCTTCAGCCGGCGGGACTTCTCGGCCGCGTGAGGCACGATCATGATGGTGTAGAACTTGCGGTTCTTCCCGCTCACGGCGTCCCTCGCGCTAAAAAGGGGGGCATGCTAGCACGCACCCCCCGGAGGGTCAAGGAATTCATTCTCCAGCTACTTCCGCCCGCCGGAATCCATGGGAGATCCATGGCCCGCTTAGACTATATATGCGAAAATAAAATTGACAATATATTCAATTATGATATTTCATATTATTACTGCATTGCGTATTTTCAACCTTCGATGTTTCAGCCACTTGCGGCTCAAGACCCAACCGAAAGTTGCATCTTCATGGCGCTTTGAGGAGAATGCCGCATGCCAAAACCCGCCCGCCCTCCCCTCGACGACTCCCAGATGGCCGGCCAGCTGTTGTTCATCGGCATCGACGGCACCTCGCTGTCGGACGAGCTGGCGCGGCGCCTGCGCTCGGTTTCCCCGGGGGGCATCATCCTGTTCGCCAGAAACCTGGTGGACGGCCAGCAAGTCGCCGCCTTCTGCCGCGAGCTCGACACGCTGCTCCCCGTCCGCCCCTTCCTGGCGATCGATCAGGAGGGAGGCCGGGTGAACCGATTGAAAGGAATCTTTCCCGAGATTCCTCCGAACCTTCACCTGGCGGGACAAGAGGACGCCGAGGAGAGGGTCCGGACCCACGGACGTGAAACCGGCAGGGGGCTGCGCCTGCTCGGATTCAACCTGAACTTCGCCCCCGTCCTCGATCTCTCCACCGCCGAATCTCCCAACGGGATTGGCGACCGCGCCTATGGATCCGACCCGCGGCGCGTGGCACAGCTGGCGGAGATCTTCCTCGACGCCCAGCGGGGGGAGGGGGTACTGGGATGCGGCAAGCATTTCCCGGGTCTGGGGGAAGGAAGGGTCGACTCGCACCTGGATCTGCCGGTGATCACGAAGTCATCTGCCGCCCTGTGGAGCCGTGACCTCGTTCCCTATCGCGAGCTGCGCGACCGGCTGCCGATGATCATGGTCGGGCACGCTTTTTACCCCGATCTTCAGGGCCCCGCGCCGGGTCCCGCAACCCTTTCGGAGCCGGTGGTGCAGCGGCTGCTGCGCGAGCGCATCGGCTACCGCGGCGTGATCCTGACCGATGATCTGGAGATGGGGGCCGTGGATCAGAAAGCCGATCCGGGTGAAGTCGCCTGGCAGGCGCTGCAGGCGGGGAACGACATGATGATGTACTGCAAGTCGTGGGAGCGGATCGAGGCGGCGCATCACTTCCTGCACCGCAAAATCCGCTCCGGCTCGCTGCCCACCCGCAGGCTCAACGCCTCGCTGGAGCGGCTCTTCGATCTCAAGGATGCCCTGGCCTCCGCCGGCGCACCGGCTCCTTTCAGGAGCAGCGCGCTGCAGGAGGTCTGCCAGGTGCTGGGCCGCCTCGATGCGACGGAGAGTTGAGCTTCATTCCTCCAGCGCCGGCTTCCCGGTGAGCCGCCGGAAGATCTCCAGGTAGCGATCGCGCGTGCCCGCCACCACCTCCGGCGGAAGCGTCGGAACCGGAGGCTGCTTGTTCCAGCCGATCCCTTCCAGATAATTCCGCACGTACTGCTTGTCGAACGAATCCTGGCTCCTTCCCGGAGCGTACCCGTCGGCCGGCCAGAAGCGCGAGGAGTCGGGCGTCAGCACTTCGTCCGCCAGGAGGATCGAGCCGTCGACGGTGCCGAACTCGAACTTCGTGTCGGCGATCAGGATGCCGGCCGACTCGGCATGCCGGCTGGCGGCGAGGTAGACCGCCAGGCTCAGCTCCTTCAGGCGGCGGGCCGTGTCGCTTCCCACCAGCTGCTCGAGCTGCGCCATCGAGATGTTCTCGTCGTGGCCGGTCGTCGCCTTCGTGGAGGGGGTGAAGATCGGCTCCGGCAGCTTGCTCGATTCCTTCAGCCCGGCGGGCAGCGGCACGCCGGAGACCGACCGGGTCTTCTGATACTCCTTCCAGCCCGAGCCTGCCAGGTAGCCGCGCACCACGCACTCCGCCGGGAACATCGAGGCCTTGCGCGCCAGCGTCGAGCGGCCCGCCAGGACCGCGGCGTGCGGCCGCAGAGTGGCGGGAAACTCGGTGAAGCGGCCGGTGATCAGGTGATTGGGAACGATCTCGCGGGTCTTCGCGAACCAGAAGAGCGACAGCTGGTTCAGGACCTTCCCTTTGTCCGGGATGCCGTTGGGGAGGACATAGTCGAAGGCCGAGATCCGATCGGTCGAGACGATGAGAAGGTCTCCGCCCACCTGGTAGATGTCGCGCACCTTGCCGCGACTCGCGAGTATCAGGTCGGAAAGATGGGTTTCGAGCACGAACTCCGGCGCCGTCATGAGTGCCTCCGGAAAGGGATGACGATGTGGCAAGAGGCGGCATTCTAGCCGCGCCGGATCGCGGCGTCAACGCTGAGGAAAAGCGGTTTTTCGGTACCGGGCGCGCCGGACGCCCTCAGTGATGGCTTTCGGGGGGATGAATCTTCTTGTTGAGCAGGCGCCGCTCGAACACTCCCAGGATGGTCAGCGTCAGAAAGATCAGGGCGGTCGCGATCAGCGCCAGGACGTAGTGTGCCAATCCGACCAGCAATCCGACCGATGCCACCGACCAGATGAGCGCCGCCGTGGTCAATCCGGCGATCTGGCCGCGCGACTGGATGATGGTTCCCGCTCCCAGAAAGCCGATGCCGGTCACCACCTGGGCCGCCACCCGGCCCGGATCGCCCGGCCTTCCCTCTCCGGCGACGGCGGCCGCAAGCAGAGAAACCTCCATGAAATAGCAGGAGCCGAGGCAGATCAGGATGTTCGTCCGGAAGCCGGCGGATTTGCGCTTCAGCTCCCGCTCGACGCCGATGATGCCGCCGCACACGATGGCCAGCGCCGACTTCAGCAGAAAGCCGTTCAGAAGGTGCAGCTCGTTCGTCAGTTCGGGGATCATCGGGTTCGCCACCTGTCCGTCGGCGTGAATCTAGTGCCGCCGGTGCCCCCCGGCAAGGCGGTGTTTCGACTCCGGAATCCCTTCCGCGCGGTTTCCCCGGCAGCCCTACTCCTCCGGAGCGGCGGGCACGAAGGGATGGGCAATCCCCTCGCGGGCCGCCTCGAGGGAGGTGGTCAGCCGCCCTTCGAGGCGCACCTCGCTGCGCTCGTCGAGCGACTGCGCGCTGCGGTAGTGGGCCAGCGCCTCGTCACGCTTTCCCTGCCGGTCGAGGATCTGGCCGGCCCAGACATGGCTCCAGGCGAGCTCCATCCGCCGGGTCCGGTCGCCCATGCGGATGACCTGTTCGTACTGCTCCAGCGCCTGCGCCAGCTTTCCCTGGACGTGCAACGCCTGCGCCAGCCAGAAGCGCGCCTCCAGGTCCGCCGGGTCCAGCTCCACGGCGGCCGAGAGCTCCTGCTCCGCTTCCGCGTTCTTCGCGGAGGTCAGCATCGACCGTCCGAGCGCGACGCGGTAGGGCACCGTCTCTTCCACCACCACCTTGCGTACCAGGTCGCGCGGCACCCGCGAGCCGCGGGCCCGCGACAGGTATTCCTTCCACTCCGATTCCGCCTGCCGCAGGCTCCGTCCGTAGATCTTCTCGAAGCTGGCCAGGTTCTCTTCGTGCACCGCCGCGTCGGGGCTGTTGACCAGCTGCGCATAGGCCTGCCGGAGCTTCGGCCAGCCATAGGTCGCCTCGAGATAGTCGGTGAAGCAGGCCGCCTCCGGATAGGCGATGCGCGGCCGCGTCAGGTCCTCTCCGAAGCTGGTGTCCTCCATCAGATCCCCGAGCGGGATCAGCGCCCCCTCGCGCAGGAAGCCGCGGCACCAGTCGGTGGGCGTGGCGCGATACTTGCCGGCGTTGTCGAAGCTCTTCTCGCGCGCGGTAGCCAGCCCTTCGGCGAACAGCACCGGCGGCATGCCGATGCGCGAGGCCGCCAGGTGCACCAGCTCGTGCCAGGGATCGATCTTGCGCCGCGGACCGTAGACCTCGACGATCGTCCGGCCGTAGGTCCAGCCGTCGGCCCGGTGGCCCGTCAGCTTGCGCGCGGTCTCGGCGTCCGGGTAGAAGAAGAACACGGTCTTTCCCGGCAGCTTCACGTCGAAATCCTTGAGCAGCTTCGCCAGGATCTTCTCGCGCTGCGGGACGATCGTCTCGAGCGCCTTCTCCGCCTCGGAGCCGGGAAAGTAGTAGAAGACGAAAGAAGGGCTCTCGCGGACCAGGAACGACGGGTAGACGCGCCCCTCCCATTCCACCCCGGTGGTCCCCAGGCGCGAAGGCTGCAGCAGGTAGTCGCCCCGGTAGGGGGGCTCGAAATGGAATTCGCGAGCCTCGCGGTGCACGACCCCTTCGCCCCCGGAAGCTTCCAGCTCCACGCGCAGAGCTCCATGGTCGGGGCGCACGAAGAAATCGACGCTGAACTCACCCGATTGCGCCGGCGGCAGGAGGACCGGGTAGCCCACCTCCCAGAACACCCCGGACGCGGAATCGGCGTAATAGGTCCGCACCCGAAGGACCAGGCTCGTGGCGGTGGAGGCTCCGTTGCGGTAATCGAGCTTGAGGGTGTTCCTCCCCCAGGCCACCCGGCCGAAGCGGGCCGGCTGCAGCACGATCGCGGGAGGGGCCTCGGCGTCCTCGGTGGGAGAACCCGGTGCGGGGGCGAGCAGGAGGAGCGCCACGGCGAGAAGCGGAATCATGGATCCAGGCGCGATTTTAGCACGCCGTCGTGCCGTGCCCCGATCAGGAAGGTGGCGCGGCGCCGTCGGGCCCCATCGTCGGAGGGCGCGGCGAGGCGGGAGCGGTCGGAGTGCTTTCCTTCTGGGCGGGGTCCACCGACACGATGTAGGCCACTGGAGCATCGAAGCGCCCGAGCGCGTCCTTGAGGACCGTTCCTTCGGCCCAAGGGAACTCCTGCGCCAGGGTGGTGAACAGCGGGAAGAACTTCCGGTGGTTCTCGAGGACGAACTCCTGCTTCCCCAGGGCGCGCCGGACGCGCGCCATGTCGAGCGTCGCGGGATCGTCGTGCAGGACCACGAACTGCTGCCGGGTAAAGGTGAGGAAGCGCAGCGCCTCGGGCTGCTCGCTGGCGAAGACGTGCACCGGATGATCGGGGGCCCGGCTGGCGGCGTACAGCCCCATGATGGTCTGCGGCGCCGCGTAGTAGAACATCGCCTTGGGGCTGCGGCCGGCGCGCAGGAAGTACTGCTCGACGCTCGCTCCCGCCGCGAGCGCGAGGACACCTGCCGTCACCGCGAGGCGCACCACCGGGCGCGTTCCGCAGCAGCGCAGCGTGATCTCATCCAGGCCGATTGCCCCCATGAAGCAGAGCAGCGGCACCAGCCCGATCAGCCTCGTCAGGCTGGGACCGGCCAGTCCCACTCCCGCCACGATCGCCGCGTAGAGGAGCAGGATCATCCCCTCCCCTTCGCCCCGCCTCCGCACGAAGCGGGCCGCCACGGCCACCATCCCCAGGGCCATCAGGGCCGCGGCGACGGCCGTCTCGGGCGCGCGCCCGACGGCGGCGTAGACCAGGCTCACGCCGTCGCCGAAGAACCAGCGCGATTGCATCACTCCGAAGCGGGCCGGGTAGAAGGCCGGCATCAGCAGGGAATAGAGCAGGTTCGCGGGAATCGACGCGTCGGGAGTC
Above is a genomic segment from Candidatus Polarisedimenticolia bacterium containing:
- the aroC gene encoding chorismate synthase, encoding MLRFLTAGESHGPALVAILDGMPAGLPLSSSAIDRQLARRMLGYGRGGRMKIESDKARILAGIRFGLTLGSPIALLIENRDWPNWQSAMDPERAPRQAALAKQVSRPRPGHADLAGSLKYDTHDARNVLERASARETAARVGVGAICRELLGQMGIEVASHTTSVGAARASDDEEASWKGILDSEGSPLRCADPALEKKMIREIDAAKRRGDSVGGSFQVVARGVPPGLGAFRQWDARLSGRIAQVLMSIPSVKGVEIGSGFRSARARGSEVHDEIHYNKRRRVFHRKTNRAGGLEGGMTNGEEIRARVFVKPLSTLPTSLRSVDLVTKRSFDAAVERTDTTAIAAAGVIGEAMLSIVLADALLEKLGGDSLKELRRNFRGYLDQLKRF
- a CDS encoding NAD(P)H-hydrate dehydratase — protein: MKVLNAEQAKSIDERATREFGIPAIVLMENAGLQVVDYLESEFDDLDERSILVLCGKGNNGGDGMVAAKHLHNRGYGPRLLLFGRKSDTKDEALVNLKILEKSGVEMLEIPDIRGWHDFLPELSRYDLIVDALIGIGVKGGVRGFLEEVMRDVNNADAVRLSIDVPSGLSADTNEIPGVCIDADATVTFGCPKIPHLFLPAEEKAGEVYIADIGYPAEAVEAEGVWLNLADPEELADYLPERKVESHKGDYGHLLVVAGSKGKPGAARMVAEGAFRAGVGLVTVATPESVQPILAPQVMEMMTEPLLETREGTVSSKAGPRVLKLLDGKGVLTLGPGLTTAAETQSFIREMVAETRVPLILDADGLNAYQGHTEMLNGKDRPLILTPHPGEMGRLVGMSAEAVQKDRLAICRKFAREHHCFVTLKGHRTLIADPDGNIWVNPTGNPGMATAGSGDVLTGILSGFVSQGIPILHAILLGVYLHGLAADLCAQRRGELPLMARDIVEHLPEAMGRLTQGSDGSS
- the tsaE gene encoding tRNA (adenosine(37)-N6)-threonylcarbamoyltransferase complex ATPase subunit type 1 TsaE, whose translation is MHDESATLALGASLAAHLSAGDVVLMEGALGSGKTALARGIAAGLGVLPEQVHSPTFTLVNHYLGRLPVYHIDLYRIQKPSDLLELGLEELLGTDGVALVEWPERLGSWLPDKVIRVSIQDRGGSLREIRVVDRRAGGNQDSVR
- the guaB gene encoding IMP dehydrogenase, encoding MIDGQIPEGLTFDDVLLKPAGSEVLPSRADTGTRLTRRIRLNIPIVSAAMDTVTESRLAIAMAQQGGLGIVHKNLTVEDQVLEVDKVKRSESGMIVDPITMHPENRIFEALEVMRKYKISGVPITDAGGRLVGILTNRDLRFETRLDLPISDLMTKKNLVTVPVGTTLEEAKRHLHQHKIEKLLVVDKDYHLKGLITVKDIQKNIKYPNACKDQLGRLRVGAAIGVGEEALNRARALVEAKVDVLVIDTAHGHSKGVLDSVRAVKKALPDVELVAGNVATEEGAEDLIRAGVDAVKVGIGPGSICTTRVVTGVGVPQVTAIAECAKAGKRHDVPLIADGGIKFSGDITKAIAAGAHSVMIGSLFAGTEESPGETILYQGRTFKSYRGMGSIGAMKRGSADRYFQEYEFEEQKLVPEGIEGMVPYKGSLTALVPQLVGGLRSGMGYCGCPDIEALRRDARFLRITAAGLKESHAHDVVITKEAPNYRTES